In one window of Massilibacterium senegalense DNA:
- a CDS encoding long-chain-fatty-acid--CoA ligase, translated as MYVPLVLTQFLDRAVSLYGDKVATIDDERVFTYHELNERVNQLSHGLQAFGVQKGDRIAYLTPNTVEMLEGFYGVFQLGAIMTPLNIRLKPEDYLFILNHSESKVLFVDDELVSLIDPIRNQLTTVEKIIVHYKEESDAQGLAYEEWLSQFPKTPFDRVEIDERDIASLLYTSGTTGNPKGVLLSHRTNYIHALQAMHHLRVTDEDVILHVLPMFHVNGWGSPFYYTANGATHVCLRKASAELIFEKIINHKVTVMHMAPTVLNSLLQHHEKHQQQIEQNVRVVIAGSAPPPSFVTRVEEELGWEFIQVYGMTETAPIITISRVRSTQADRSKEEKAKIKAKAGHPGITSLVKVVNDFGEEVAHNGKEVGEVITRSNCVMEGYWKNPEATMETIRNGWLHTGDMATIDEDGNLDIVDRKKDVIISGGENISSIEVEGVLYEHPSILEAAVVAVPHEKWGETPHAVVVLREGHLLTEEEVIAFSRTKLAHFKAPTSVTFVNELPKTASGKIQKVHLRNEFWSKRGRRVN; from the coding sequence ATGTACGTACCATTAGTTTTAACTCAATTTTTAGATCGAGCTGTCAGTTTGTATGGTGATAAGGTTGCGACAATTGATGATGAAAGAGTTTTTACGTATCATGAATTAAATGAACGCGTGAATCAATTATCACATGGTTTACAAGCGTTTGGGGTACAAAAAGGAGATCGTATAGCTTACTTAACACCGAATACAGTAGAAATGTTAGAAGGTTTTTACGGTGTTTTTCAGCTTGGAGCAATTATGACTCCGTTAAATATTCGTCTTAAACCAGAAGATTATCTGTTCATTTTAAATCACAGTGAAAGTAAAGTATTATTTGTAGATGACGAATTAGTGTCGTTAATTGATCCGATTCGCAATCAATTAACGACTGTTGAAAAAATTATCGTTCATTATAAAGAAGAATCAGATGCCCAAGGATTAGCTTATGAAGAATGGTTAAGTCAATTTCCGAAAACTCCGTTTGACCGTGTAGAGATAGACGAAAGAGATATCGCTTCTCTTTTATATACAAGTGGGACAACAGGAAATCCAAAAGGGGTTCTGTTATCTCATCGTACGAATTATATTCATGCGTTGCAAGCGATGCACCATTTACGTGTGACGGATGAAGACGTCATACTTCACGTTTTACCAATGTTTCATGTAAACGGTTGGGGTTCTCCTTTTTACTATACAGCAAACGGCGCAACTCACGTTTGTTTACGAAAAGCATCAGCTGAACTTATTTTTGAAAAAATCATCAATCATAAAGTAACAGTGATGCATATGGCACCAACTGTTTTAAATAGTTTATTACAACATCACGAAAAGCATCAGCAGCAAATCGAACAAAATGTGCGGGTCGTAATCGCAGGTTCTGCTCCGCCTCCTTCTTTTGTAACGAGAGTGGAAGAAGAATTAGGATGGGAATTTATTCAAGTGTACGGAATGACGGAAACAGCACCAATCATTACGATTTCGCGAGTGCGCTCTACACAAGCAGATCGTTCGAAAGAAGAAAAAGCAAAAATTAAAGCAAAAGCAGGTCATCCAGGCATTACTTCTCTCGTAAAAGTAGTCAATGATTTTGGCGAAGAGGTAGCACACAACGGGAAAGAAGTTGGAGAAGTAATTACACGAAGCAATTGTGTCATGGAAGGATATTGGAAAAACCCTGAAGCGACGATGGAAACAATTCGAAATGGCTGGTTGCATACAGGAGATATGGCTACGATTGATGAAGATGGTAATCTTGATATTGTCGACCGGAAAAAAGATGTGATTATTAGTGGAGGAGAAAATATTTCTTCCATTGAAGTAGAAGGGGTATTATATGAGCATCCGTCCATTTTAGAGGCGGCAGTAGTAGCGGTTCCACATGAAAAGTGGGGAGAAACACCTCATGCGGTTGTAGTGCTTCGGGAAGGTCACTTATTAACAGAAGAAGAAGTAATTGCTTTTTCACGAACGAAGCTAGCTCATTTTAAAGCACCTACATCTGTTACCTTTGTGAATGAATTACCAAAAACAGCGTCCGGAAAAATTCAAAAAGTTCATTTGCGTAATGAATTTTGGAGTAAAAGGGGTCGCCGTGTAAATTAA